In Phyllobacterium sp. T1293, the genomic window TCGACAATGGTTTGTCATCTGAATTCAACACTTTGCTTGTGACGGACTGGATTGCCCATACACCGCCTGAAGTTCTGGCCCAGAATTTCGGAGTTCCCGCGGATGCTTTCAAAAATATCCCTCTCGACAATTTATGGATTTTCCAGGGGGATATTCCTCCCAGTCTGGCCGAAGATAAAAAATCGGCGCGCGTAACATCGGGCACAGAAAAGGTTACATATAAACTGTCGAAATCGCCGCCTATTCCATCTGGCCGCTCTGGAGTTGCACAGGTCGCCGACAGTCGCAATTTTCCGATCTCCAAGAATATTGCCGCAGCTCTCGAGACGATTCACCCCGGCGCCTTACGCGAAATGCACTGGCATCCGAATGCCGATGAATGGGCGCTTGTCATCAAGGGCAAAGCACGGGTCACAGTCTTTGATACGGGGCCGAAGGCAACCACAAACGACTTTAATCCCGGCGATATCTGGTACATCAAGAAAAGCCTTGGTCACTATATCGTCAACACGGGAGACGACGATCTGGTGGTGCTCACGATCTTCAAGTCAGATCGCTTTGCCGAAGTCACCCTCACCAGTTGGCTGACACACGTTCCTTCTGAAATGGTGCAGCAGACATTGAAACTGGATGCCGATGTGATTGCCCGTTTTCCGGCCGATCGTCCGGAGTTCTTGCCCAAATAAGAGGCCAGCTTTTTTCTCCCGCCTCATCAAGGCGGGAGAAAATCAAGACGCAAAACAATTCCAGCAAATGTTCAGGCTGTAATCTTTCCCTCAACCCATGTCTCTCGCTGTGAGATACGCGCTTCCCAAACAATATCCTGACGATCTGCTTCCCTTTGCGGGCATGTCGGCTAATGGAAAAGAAAATGGAATGCACGCAAAGGTTAGATTCATGCTTGAGGCTGATGTCACCTAGCCACACCTCCGAGGCATTTCACTCTAGTATTTCGTTTTCTCGACACTCTTATCGCCGATTCGCTCCCGTTGAAGCCCTGCGGATGCCAAACGCTTTGCGGTTTCTTTTGAGCTC contains:
- a CDS encoding cupin domain-containing protein gives rise to the protein MGYFGLASVAQAASFGNPDRPPEGKINARSLSSTSDPGPASPNLASQFPSSQNPPATDINGMPQFWSSFNIMHKRYQDGGWARQITQEDFAISETISSVNMRLSAGGIREMHWHQQAEWAIMLSGKCRITTLDEQGRSSVEDVEEGDLWYFPPGLPHSLQGLGPDGAEFLLIFDNGLSSEFNTLLVTDWIAHTPPEVLAQNFGVPADAFKNIPLDNLWIFQGDIPPSLAEDKKSARVTSGTEKVTYKLSKSPPIPSGRSGVAQVADSRNFPISKNIAAALETIHPGALREMHWHPNADEWALVIKGKARVTVFDTGPKATTNDFNPGDIWYIKKSLGHYIVNTGDDDLVVLTIFKSDRFAEVTLTSWLTHVPSEMVQQTLKLDADVIARFPADRPEFLPK